ACTTAAACATTCAGCTGCAGTTATAAACATTTTAGGGTGCTAGTTTACTGGCTCCACTAGGTCATCATGTCGTACACTTTGTGGGACGAAAATTATGTTAGCATTTAAACATACAAAGTACTGCTGTTTTACGAGAGACGTAACTCAAATTCCAAATACTATTTTATTTCAATCAAAATCTTCATATGAATATTATCGACACAATGAACAATTATATAAACATTCGTTACAGAATACGTGTTAATGTTCACTAATCACACCACATCGACAGCAACTATTACATGTTTGACGTCCATGCAATAACTTATTATTTCAGCACTTGCGTCCAAACATCCTATTCATATTATAATTTCTGTGTCACCTAATTCTTCGTCTGTAGGAAGAACAACTTTGTCTGGATCTATCAAATTTGGATCGATGTGAGGTAGACCCAGTGCTTCTCGCCTTCGGATTTCCAAAAACGCTTCTCTCTGCGCCCAGTCACGGTTCTGGTAATCCGGACTATACGCCCATATGAAAGAGCCTACAACGAGGCACAatgtaacagaaaaaaacattGTCGAATTCATTGCGTTTCTGTCCTCTTCCTTATCCTTCATATCGAAACCATAGCTAATCCAGTTCTTTTCTTCTCGTTTGGGGTGTAACTGCTCCAATGGTTCAGATACAGTAGCAGTTTCTCTGTTATTTTTTGAAGTAGAAATCAGGCGAGCTTGTCCATAAATATTGGACATCAGCCTCCGATAGTTGCACACCCGGCCCAAAGCAGACGCCATAGCGAAACTGCGAAATTTCGTCAAAGATAAGTGTACCAGTTGCACCGACTTACGTCTGGGGACAGCAAATTGTATAGCCGTTCGGGTGAACTCGGCTAACTTCGGTTCGGCTGATTTCGGGTCTGcaccgtccacacgcaacgatctgtctgcgcagacagatcgttgcgtgaggACCTTCGACCATAACACCAtagatatttatggtcgaaggtgaGGACAGAAGAttggcaccaacctgaggtgtgtgcaaacctggaagttggagtaggaggtttgagcgaaacctctcaaatctgtgggttcaaaccacatctgcgcaggcaagctggagcgtgtggacaggagatcgccgcaaaactggcgcgaaacagctgtttgctcagtctagtgtttatATTTGTGCGCAAAGGGCAttaaaccccccatgaaccatggaccttgccgttggtggggaggcttgcgtgcctcagcgatacagatggccgtaccgtaggtgcaaccacaacggaagggtatctgttgagaggccagactaacatgtggttcctgaagaggggcagcagccttttcagtagttgcaggggcaacagtctggatgattgactgatctggccttgcaacattaaccaaaatggcctagctgtgctggtactgcgaacgactgaaagcaaggggaaactacagccgtaatttatcccgaggacatgcagctttactgtatgattaaatgatgatgacgtcctcttgggtaaaatattcctgaggtaaaatagtcccctattcggatctccgggcggggactactcaggaggacgtcgttatcaggagaaagaaaactggcattctacggatcggagcgtggaatgtcagatcccttaatcgggcaggtaggatagaaaatttaaaaagggaaatggataggttaaagttagatatagtgggaattagtgaagttcggtggcaggaggaacaagacttttggtcaggtgactacagggttataaacacaaaatcaaataggggtaatgcaggagtaggtttaataatgaataggaaaataggaatgcgggtaagctactacaaacagcatagtgaacgaattattgtagccaagatagacacaaagcccatgcctacgacagtagtacaagtttatatgccaactagctctgcagatgatgaagaaattgatgaaatgtatgatgagataaaagaaattattcaggtagtgaagggagacgaaaatttaatagtcatgggtgactggaatacgtcagtaggacaagggagagaaggaaacatagtaggtgagtatggattggggctaagaaatgaaagaggaagctgtctggtagaattttgcacagagcataacttaatcatagctaacacttggttcaagaatcataaaataaggttgtatacatggaagaatcctggagatactaaagggtatcagatagattatataatggtaagacagagatttaggaatcaggttttaaattgtaggacatttccaggggcagatgttgactctgaccacaatctattggttatgacctgtaggttaaaactgaagaaactgcaaaaaggtgggaatttaaggacatgagatctggataagctgaaagaaccagaggttgtacagagtttcaaggagagcataagggaacaattggcagcaatgggggcaagaagcacagttgaagaagaatgggtagctctgagggatgaagtagtgaagggagcagaggataaagtaggtaaaaagacgagggttgctagaaatccttgggtaacagaagaaatattgaatctaattgatgaaaggagaaaatataaaaatgcagtaaatgaagcaggcaaaaaggaatacaaacatctcaaaaatgagatcgacaggaagtgcaaaatggctaagcagggatggctagaggacaaatgtaaggatgtagaagcttatctcactaggggtaagatagatactgcctacaggaaaattaaagagacctttggagagaagagaaccacgtgtatgaatatcaagagctcagatggcaatccagttctaagcaaagaagggaaggcagaaaggtggaaggagtatatagaaggtttatacaagggcgatgtacttgaggacaatattatggaaatggaagaggatgtagatgaagatgaaatgggaggtaagatactgcgtgaagagtttgacagagcactgaaagacttgagtcgaaacaaggcccccggagtagacaacattccattagaactactgacggccttgggagagccagtcatgacaaaactctaccagctggtgagcaagatgtatgagacaggtgaaataccctcagacttcaagaagaatataataattccaatcccaaagaaagcaggtgctgacagatgtgaaaattaccgaactatcagtttaataagtcacagctgcaaaatactaacgcgaattctttacagacgaatggaaaaactggtagatgcggacctcggggaggatcagtttggattccgtcgaaatgttggaacacgtgaggcaatactgaccttacgacttatcttagaagaaagattaagaaaaggcaaacctacgtttctagcatttgtagacatagagaaagcttttgacaatgttgactggaatactctctttcaaattctgaaggtggcaggggtaaaatacagggagcgaaaggctatttacaatttgtacagaaaccagatggcagtcataagagtcgaggggcatgaaagggaagcagtggttgggaaaggagtgagacagggttgtagcctctccccgatgttattcaatctgtatattgagcaagcagtaaaggaaacaaaagaaaaatttggagtaggtattaaaattcatggagaagaaataaaaactttgaggttcgccgatgacattgtaattctgtcagagacggcaaaggacttggaagagcagttgaacggaatggacagtgtcttgaaaggaggatataagatgaacatcaacaaaagcaaaacgaggataatggaatgtagtcaaattaaatcgggtgatgctgagggaattagattaggaaatgagacacttaaagtagtaaaggagttctgctatttaggaagtaaaataactgatgatggtcgaagtagagaggatataaaatgtagactggcaatggcaaggaaagcgtttctgaaaaagagaaatttgttaatatcgaatatagatttatgtatcaggaagtcgtttatgaaagtatttgtttggagtgtagccatgtatggaagtgaaacaaggacgataagtagtttggacaagaagagaatagaagctttcgaaatgtggtgctacagaagaatgctgaagattagatgggtagatcacataactaatgaggaggtattgaataggattggggagaagagaaatttgtggcacaacttgactagaagaagggatcggttgtgaggacatgttttgaggcatcaagggatcacaaatttagcattggagggcagcgtggagggtaaaaatcgtagagggagaccaagagatgaatacactaagcagattcagaaggatgtaggttgcagtaggtactgggagatgaagcagattgcacaggatagaatagcatggagagctgcatcaaaccagtctcaggactgaagacaacaacaacaacaacaaacaagggcattaaaatggctgatactcgtcagtgttctcgagagtttgtatgttaattcattgaaatatatagaaaccacccatgtttgtggaagattaaaagtaaagaatatactgaccgagacaaaaagacagcagcatacaatgctctaattgaaaaattgcgggcagttgacgcctcggcaaacagagaaacagtattAAAAAAGATAAGTTCTTTGCGAACTGTTTAccaaaaagagttatccaaagttcagaaatctagaagatctggtgtaggagtagatcaagtataccagccaacgttagagtattttgatctgcttggctttctttggTTCGCTCTGCAACTCTCGCGGTAAATTTACATGGGTAAACTGCTTTTGCTTTAGCACCACCTttctctgttttctgtggttggtctgaatgttttttgcaacacaagttgcgatcactgaccacaacagaacttcctccattttatttttcaaattaactgaattaaatttttgacgtttacggagagcgtagtcgcttgccactgatatttattTTCTACACCGACACATGGCGggtgagtagtagattggggtttgtgtcctgtgaacacaccacatttgcagccatGGGTGGGGGGTGAAACTCATATAGGGATTTCCGATAACACGACGTTGGTTTGGTCccaggccacttggagcgctgcaagtttaGTAATTTATAGTCTCGTGTTCCTATTGGATGACGTAGTCCATAATTGTTTTGGTGTCGTAGCAATGTGATCGTGAtttttcgtggtggtggtggtggtggtgggtagtgtttaacgtcccgtcgacaacgaggtcattagagacggagcacaagctcgggttacggaaggagtgggaaggaaattggtcgtgccctttcacaggaaccattccgaaatttgcctgaaacgatttagggaaatcacggaaaacctaaatcaggatgcgtggagacgggattgaaccgtcgtcctcccgaatgcgagtccgagtGCGTGATTTTTCGTTTAAACTGCAGTGTAAGTATGTTGCtattattttgcttaatttttggaTGCATTCGTAATATTTGATGGTGTGATGATTCAGTATTtactattttacttttgttttatatATAACACGAGGTTGTATCATCACATTACGCTCTGTGGATTCTTGTATATTTGTTCCTGCAAAGAAATACAATTTCCGTTGCTCAATTTACTTAAAGGGTAAGTATATATCTTATTTCTGTTCatatttccttgtatttcataGAGAATCCCATGCTAGCAGCTTTTGACATAGTTGGTATTCAACTTTCCGAATCTTTTGATGGAATATAATTCTGGCTTTGATTCATCTTCCCTTTTGCCATGAAGTACTCTTAGTGACATAATAAGTACCGTTTATTACTACATACCAAATATTGGACGTGTTACAATTGATTCGTAAGGACTCGAGTGTGTTCTATTTCCCGTTTTCGACAGTAAATATTCTGTAGAGTACATAACAATCTATCCAGgtaaaaagtgtttgttgctgttgtatcGACAAAGATTGTGTTCTCACATAATAAGACATTTGTTTGGAAGTGACTCAAAGCAGGTCCTTCAAGCAGTTGGACATTTACATGTATTATTGTGGCAATATCCAATGCAGTAGAAACCTTCTCGCACTTTAATGCTCAACACAATGTAATACAGATTTACAGCTGTAACTGTTACTGATAATGTATCTACCATGGTATCTACATGCTGAAATATACTGAAATGGTACAATAAGCAGTGTTTCTACTGCCTGATAGCACTGTTTAATGAAGTAGTGTTGAATATAGAATATAGTGCAACTACACTCACCCTGTTATATATAGAGTGATGTGCATAtccatagtagaaatgagaatttgTTTCGTTTTTTCACTATTTTGTAGCAATACCACATCAGATTACAAGCCATGATAACAGTTATCAATACTTCGGTACAGGATAGCTGCATTTAGACATAAACTAATATGATTTTTGATAgtgaaattaatttcacattgagttttctttaacattaatcagTGTAAACCATACCTGATCTTTTTTCTCGTTCCTAAtttttggtttgaataacatttcagacacatgaggATGGACCATACAGGAAGAGAAGAAACTAGTTTGAAATTGAAATACTCGTGCAAGTTTCCCAGATGCAGGAGTAGTTATTATGTAAAAACAAATTCCAAACACAAGAATAAACATTTCTATAAATTTCCAGCTGCATCAAAAAGTGAGACTTTAAAGAAGTGGAAAGTGATCTGTAATATAGATGAAGGTGTCAACTGTAGTTATTATTATGTGTGTGAGGATCATTTTTATGAAGCAGATTTTGTGAACTTTACTAGACACAGGCTAAATCCTTGTGTTATACCAAAGCACATGGAATTGGTGTTGTAtcaacctcccccccccacccatttGTGTTACACTGGTGGTGGTGGAGAAGGCGGTTTCACCACATTGGGTGCAAATATAAGTGTGCACGAGACAGGTCACAATGCAAGATCTACAGCAATACAACGAAGCAGTCCCCCTTTACAGAGCACAGATGATGGTGAGTACAGCTTTTTATCCTCACCTGTTTATGATGTTGAAAGTAGTCCAGATGCAATGGGATCTGGCGTTTCTAAAGGTGATTTAACtccaagaaaacacaaaatgtatAAACTGCATAGAATTACAGTTTCCAGAGTGTGTAAATCGAAAAAACAGCTACAGAATGAgaggaataaattgaaaattctaaaaGAGTTGAATGATGACAGGAAATTTCAGTTAATTGAAGAATAGTTGAATGATGTGACTAAAACTTTTATTAATAGTCAGTTAAGAAATACCAATATGCAGCCCAGAGCAGTACGGTGGTCTATAAAAGATAAGGCATTTGCTGTATCTATTTATAACCGTAGTCCCCAGTTGTACAGATATTTGGCCACGTACTTCTCCCTTCCGTCTGTCAGGCTGCTCAAGGGAGTGCTTTCCCACATACCATTTGATACAGGACTTAATCCAAGCGTAGTCCCCAGTTGTACAGATATTTGGCCACGTACTTCTCCCTTCCGTCTGTCAGGCTGCTCAAGGGAGTGCTTTCCCACATACCATTTGATACAGGACTTAATCCAAGCGTAGTCCCCAGTTGTACAGATATTAGGCcatatacttcttccttccatctgTCAGGCTGCTCAAGGGAGTGCTTTCCCACATACCATTTGATACAGGACTTAATCCAGCTTTATTAATCTTTTTAGCAAGGGAAGTAAGTAATATGCAAGTATGACAAGTATTGTGCTCTACTTTTTGATGAAATGTTTGTGGATGATGGTATGTACTATGATGCACACAAACACTACGATGGGTATCAGGATTTGGGTCATTAAGTACGTTCACCTGTAGCTGCTAGTCAAGCATTGGTTTTTATGCTGAAGGGAAACAAGTTCTAGCATATTACTTTACTGCAACCACTTTCCACTACACCCATTGTTCACATCATAAGTGAACTACAGACTATTGGGTTCAAAGTGGTTTGTACTGTATGTGACCAGAATGCAACAAACCAAAAGGCCCTTAAGCAACTGCGTGAAGCAAATTTGTTGAAGcccagtatatttcattttgtcATCAATAATCAAACAAttgttaccatttatgatgtaccaCATCTGCTCAAAAACACTAGAAATGCTTTGAtagataataaaattcaatttgaACCCCACAAAGTAGCTAAGTTTGAGTACATCAGTACAGTGTTCtttttggattaaaaaaaaaaaacggttcaaaactCTACCCAAATTAAAAGCACAACACTTTAACTTTTCTGATTCCAATGTCAAAATGAAGGTAAAAGTTGTTGGTGCACAAATGAGTCATACTGTTGCAGCTGCAATTGAAACAATGTTTCTACTCACATATTACCATCTGAAGCTATACACACAGCTGAGTTTGTGGAAAAGGTAGATAATCTCTTTGATTCACTCAACAGTAATGAGCAATATCCCAGGGATGGAAAACAATTTAGGTGTGCTTTATCAGAAAATTCGCCACATTTAGAAATGTGGTATAGCATATTGAGGGAAATAGGCACCTGGCATATAAAAGATTTAAAAACAGGAAGAAACAAGACGAATATGTTTAGCTTCATAAAAGGTTGGCAGATTACATTACAGTCTATTATTTTCTTGTGGAAGACATTGAAAGTGGTTGGATTTAAGTACTTAAATTTAAAGGTGTTCAATCAAGATGCTTtagaaaatttcttttgttgtataAGGCAACATGGTATTGCTAAAACAAACCCAACTTGTTTTCAGTTTGTGCAAGCTCTGAAGACTTGTGTTGTCAATCATATGACTTTGCCTTTCAAAGCCATGAGTGTAAGTAACTGTGAAAATGATGATTACACTCCCTTGAGCAGTTTGTGTCACTTTTTGGCAGCTAGTGGTAGGAGTGAACATTTAAGTGAATGTGAGATGAATGACACTGATACACCTGAGCAAATGATGGTATCATCGAGTCTGTAGAAGATCAACAATCCTTAGCCTATGTAGCAGGCTATGTACTAAAAGCCATAGATGTACCAGATgattgtgaaacatgtaataccagTCTCTACTCCTCTGTTGTGGCTGAAAATCATTTGTTTCCCTCATTTAAAGAGAATAGTGAGGAGCATTCTCATTTGAAATATGCACGTGAAAGAGTCATGATTTTCCTAAGGGCTCTTCATGATCAGCTGTATGAGTATCTAAATAGTCATGGCCACACAACAAGACTACAtgacaattttgaaaaaaaaaatgttctgtgtCATACAACAATTTGTAATAAACATGACATTGAAGAGAGACTTCTGAAGACAAGTACTCCATTTATAATATACAAGtatgtgaaagaaaagaaatttacaaacaagAGAAAATTGAGTATGCAAAAACTTAAAAAGAAGTTCAAATCATGTTAAAAgattttgtattttgtttattatgtgTACAATGAGGGACGCTCCCTATACATTTACAAATATTGTGTTAAAAGCAGAGGATTACATGTTCTTGTATCAAaatcatgcctttgatttgttatgACAAAATCTGGTAATTCAGCAGGAATATAACTTAACACTTTCTAGATGTGATGATTGGATTCTAAAAGTATAATGAATAAACTACTGTCAAGTGGAATTTGTGTTAATGTTCAGTTGTGTACCAAACAAAGTTTTCAAagaggaagtaaataaataaaaatgttaaaaataaatgttgaccagcgtcttctttcattatttaaacatgATGTGTGTTGCCAAAATAACAGCCaagttggggaaaaaagaaaaaaaaagagttgtgTGTTGCAGTTCATTTACTTTGTATGTCTCATTGGCAAAAACATTTTGGCTACATTCATGTAGTGTCTACCTGCTCTGCTCCCAATTTGTTGTTCAGTTCATATAAAGTAGTATTTTGcgtgtttcataaatttatttgaacTGTGCAGAGGTTCAATTTCAGATGGCTGAATATCCATAAATAACAATcaatagaaaaaataataaatcggATTTTGTAGACTTTACAGTACATTCTTGCTttgtagcacagatttttttttgtaaatgacttCTTGGTTATCCATTAGCTGTgtagttatttatttgtgtaacctaCTATTCAACGTTCGATCATGCAAGTGGACATAATGTGCTTTAGGATATGTGgaaacataaaaatcatttataTATGCATGCAATGTCAGATTATTTTTTAGTGTGGCATGTGGTAAAGCTCGTTTATTTCCACATGGTAATGGCCACACGGCCAAAATCGTAATATtgagttttacaaaaaaaatttcacagtcAAAAGGTGACGTAGTAATTTACGAAAATTTTCACAATGTAAACTGCAGCTACGACTAGTTAATGTTTGTTTTTGATTGCGATTTCTTTTATATATTACTTTGCTATGCGGCCCACATTCaaagattaaatgaaaaatattgtcatctaaTTCGCGTATTTTAAGATAAACATAAGAGATTTTCGCTCAATATTTTTTCGTATTGAAGTTCACAGCCAGGCCACAAGTAGCGCTGGTATCGTTCTGTTTTTCCATATAATAACGGGGTCTTTGCACTTCTACTATATTGGTGTTCTGtgtttgcagcgatcttttgcatataCAGGCGTgttcgcagacagatcgttgcatgtGGACCAGGCTTTAGCCCTTCTCGTGGCAGACAGTGAAAGCTTGACAGTTTATAGTTGACAGTCGCTGTTACTTTCGACTGAGTCTTGTGTGTTCTGTTCGTTACTTCGCTTGTTTTTGTGGTTGTTACCGTGTTGTTATTGTGTGGTCCAGTTCTCATTAGAAATATGGAGCAATACATTTGCAATTTGTGCACTGCAACTTATAGCAACAATAGAAACTTATATCGCCACATCCGCTGCAAGCACCCAGTTGCTGTTGGTGAAAACTTTATGTGTGTTTTGTGCGGGTATTTCACTCCCAGAACAGATGCTCTAAAGCGTCATGAGAATGCTATACATAAAACAGAACGCAAAAATGTAGTGCTGTGTGCTTTATTTGACTTTGGCAGCTCAAATAGAAACGGAATGCTTCAACATTATTCATTGCTCCATGATCTAGTTATTCGCAAAGAAAATCATGAGTTGTGTGTTCAAAGTAAATTTTATGAATGGAAACATGAATTAGAAAAAGATACTGTGAGTGAATTTGTACATGCAAGAGGACAATGTAATAAAAGTGCGGATGGAAGCAGCAAGTTATATTTTAAGTACCACCGTGATGGAAATTACAAACCATGTGGAAGCAATAAACGTCACTTAAAACAAGTGGGCAGTAATAAAATTGGTGGTCACTGCCCATCTAGAATGGATGTGACACTTTATCCATCAGGCCAAGTGAAAGCTATTTTTTGTAGCACACATGTGGATCATCAGCAGGAGATGGGCCGGTTGAGACTTTCGAAATTTGAATGAGAGGAAATAGCAAAGAAAATTGCTATGAAAATTCCGTTTGATCACATTCTCGACTCCCTTAGATATCtgatttaagattgtggtttgcaaCATCATAACTTGCTGTCAAGAAAAGCTATCCACAATGTAGCACAAAGTTACAACCTGAAGTCTGAGGCTATAAGACATGAAAACGATTGTACTAGTGTGGAATAGTGGATGAGAGACATGCAGGAGGCAGGATCTGTTGTCCAGTACTACAAACCACAAGG
The Schistocerca gregaria isolate iqSchGreg1 chromosome 1, iqSchGreg1.2, whole genome shotgun sequence genome window above contains:
- the LOC126342498 gene encoding NADH dehydrogenase [ubiquinone] 1 beta subcomplex subunit 11, mitochondrial, with amino-acid sequence MASALGRVCNYRRLMSNIYGQARLISTSKNNRETATVSEPLEQLHPKREEKNWISYGFDMKDKEEDRNAMNSTMFFSVTLCLVVGSFIWAYSPDYQNRDWAQREAFLEIRRREALGLPHIDPNLIDPDKVVLPTDEELGDTEIII